Proteins from a genomic interval of Polaribacter sejongensis:
- a CDS encoding 2-oxoglutarate dehydrogenase E1 component, with protein sequence MDKFSFLNAAHTGFIADLYDKYLINPDAVEPSWRSFFQGYDLANENYSLKDEEEVSSEIPQEVRKEFFVVDLINGYRTRGHLFTKTNPVRDRRQYYPTLDLENFGLSEIDLDKEFSAGEVLGLGKAKLSEIIKNLQRIYCDSIGVEYMYMRNPEKLKWWHERFNKNDNHPNYSIEAKKYILGKLNQAVTFESFLQTKYVGQKRFSLEGGETLIPGMSVILRDAAEKYGVKECVLGMAHRGRLNTLVNIFKKPVRDLFSEFEGKDFEDEDIDGDVKYHLGLTLSKTFRDGNEIKMNLVPNPSHLETVAAVTEGITRAKIDRKYNGDASKILPIIIHGDAAIAGQGIAYEVTQMAKLNGYKTGGTIHIVVNNQIGFTTNYLDARSSTYCTDVAKVTLSPVLHVNADDTEAVCHAMEMALEFRMKFKQDIFIDLLGYRKYGHNEGDEPRFTQPTLYKAISKHKNPKDIYAEQLLSEGSIDGSYLKEITTEFKQMLEREFEEAKKVEKSIVREFMQSTWEGYEREDLDTMLLTDNTTYEEDKLKNIAKIVSTVPEGANFVRKAERILAGRAKMTFETNNLDWGMAETLAYGSLMEEGYNIRISGQDVERGTFSHRHAILRDEVTEERINLLNTNPNNKGQMTIYNSLLSEYGVLGFDYGYAMANPNTLTIWEAQFGDFSNGAQIMFDQYISAAEDKWKLQNGIVVLLPHGYEGQGSEHSSARIERYLQLCAIDNMTVANCTTPSNFYHLLRRQMKRTYRKPLIVFTPKSLLRHPKAVNTIQDLATSEFQEVIDDTLAPKKVKKIVFCMGKFYYDLLEERENLKRDDIALVRIEQLFPLHLEKIQKVIDRYPNVEEYIWAQEEPRNMGAWSYMLERFELVKLTVRSRKYYAVPAAGSSTRFKKRHKAVIDSVFDTE encoded by the coding sequence ATGGATAAATTTTCGTTTTTAAACGCAGCACACACAGGCTTTATAGCTGATTTATATGATAAGTATTTGATAAACCCAGATGCCGTAGAACCAAGCTGGAGAAGCTTCTTTCAGGGATATGATTTAGCAAATGAGAATTATTCTTTAAAAGATGAAGAAGAAGTTTCATCAGAAATACCTCAAGAAGTTCGTAAAGAATTTTTTGTTGTCGATTTAATTAATGGGTACAGAACACGTGGTCATTTATTTACAAAAACAAACCCGGTTAGAGATAGAAGACAGTATTACCCTACTTTAGATCTTGAAAACTTTGGACTTTCCGAAATCGATTTAGATAAAGAATTTTCTGCAGGTGAAGTTTTAGGCTTAGGAAAAGCAAAACTTTCTGAAATTATAAAAAACTTACAACGTATTTACTGTGATTCTATTGGTGTAGAATACATGTATATGCGTAACCCAGAAAAATTAAAATGGTGGCATGAACGTTTTAATAAAAACGACAACCATCCAAACTACTCTATAGAGGCTAAAAAATATATTTTAGGAAAACTAAACCAAGCAGTAACTTTTGAGAGTTTCTTACAAACTAAATATGTAGGTCAGAAACGTTTTTCTTTAGAAGGTGGAGAAACCTTAATTCCTGGTATGAGTGTTATCTTAAGAGATGCCGCAGAAAAATACGGAGTTAAAGAATGTGTTTTAGGAATGGCGCATAGAGGCCGTTTAAATACCTTGGTTAACATCTTTAAAAAACCTGTTAGAGATTTATTTAGTGAATTTGAAGGGAAAGATTTCGAAGATGAAGACATCGATGGAGATGTAAAGTACCATTTAGGTTTAACGTTAAGTAAAACTTTTAGAGATGGTAACGAAATAAAAATGAATTTAGTTCCAAATCCTTCGCACTTAGAAACTGTAGCTGCAGTAACAGAAGGAATTACAAGAGCTAAAATAGATAGAAAATATAATGGTGATGCTAGCAAAATATTACCAATTATAATTCACGGAGATGCTGCAATTGCAGGTCAAGGTATTGCATATGAGGTAACTCAAATGGCAAAATTAAATGGTTATAAAACAGGTGGTACAATTCACATTGTTGTAAATAATCAAATTGGTTTTACAACTAATTATTTAGATGCACGTTCTAGTACGTACTGTACAGATGTAGCAAAAGTAACTTTATCGCCAGTATTACACGTAAATGCTGACGATACAGAAGCTGTTTGTCACGCTATGGAAATGGCGTTAGAATTTAGAATGAAGTTTAAACAAGATATTTTTATCGATTTATTAGGCTATAGAAAATATGGACATAATGAAGGAGATGAACCTCGTTTTACACAACCTACATTATACAAAGCAATCTCTAAACATAAAAATCCAAAAGATATTTATGCAGAACAATTGCTTTCAGAAGGTTCTATAGACGGCTCTTACTTAAAGGAAATTACTACCGAATTTAAACAAATGCTTGAAAGAGAATTTGAGGAGGCTAAGAAAGTAGAAAAATCAATCGTAAGGGAATTTATGCAATCTACCTGGGAAGGATATGAGCGTGAAGACCTGGACACAATGTTACTTACGGATAATACAACGTACGAAGAAGATAAGTTAAAAAATATAGCAAAGATTGTTTCTACAGTTCCTGAAGGAGCTAACTTTGTTAGAAAAGCAGAACGTATTTTAGCTGGTAGAGCTAAAATGACTTTTGAAACGAATAACTTAGACTGGGGAATGGCAGAAACACTTGCCTACGGAAGTTTAATGGAAGAAGGATATAACATTCGTATTTCTGGACAAGATGTAGAAAGAGGAACATTTTCTCACAGACACGCTATCTTACGTGATGAGGTTACAGAAGAGCGTATCAACTTATTAAATACAAACCCTAATAATAAAGGACAAATGACGATTTACAACTCGTTATTGTCTGAATACGGTGTACTTGGTTTTGATTATGGTTACGCCATGGCAAACCCTAATACATTAACAATTTGGGAAGCACAGTTTGGAGATTTCTCTAACGGTGCACAAATTATGTTTGACCAATATATTTCTGCAGCAGAAGATAAATGGAAATTACAAAACGGAATTGTAGTCTTATTACCTCACGGTTATGAAGGACAAGGTTCTGAGCATTCATCTGCTAGGATAGAACGTTACTTACAATTATGTGCTATAGATAATATGACGGTTGCAAATTGTACAACACCTTCTAACTTTTATCATTTGTTACGTAGACAAATGAAACGTACGTATAGAAAACCTTTAATTGTATTTACACCTAAAAGTTTATTACGTCATCCAAAAGCAGTTAATACGATTCAAGATTTAGCTACTAGTGAATTTCAAGAAGTTATAGATGACACACTAGCACCTAAAAAAGTAAAGAAAATAGTTTTCTGTATGGGTAAATTCTATTATGATTTACTTGAAGAAAGAGAAAATTTAAAAAGAGATGATATTGCTTTGGTAAGAATAGAGCAATTATTCCCTTTACACTTAGAGAAAATACAGAAAGTAATAGATAGATATCCTAATGTAGAAGAATACATTTGGGCACAAGAAGAACCAAGAAACATGGGAGCTTGGAGTTATATGTTAGAACGTTTTGAGTTGGTAAAATTAACAGTTCGTTCTCGTAAATACTATGCAGTACCTGCAGCTGGTTCTAGTACAAGATTTAAAAAACGTCATAAAGCTGTTATAGACAGTGTTTTTGATACTGAGTAA
- the odhB gene encoding 2-oxoglutarate dehydrogenase complex dihydrolipoyllysine-residue succinyltransferase, whose amino-acid sequence MSVLEMKVPSPGESITEVEIATWLVEDGDYVEKDQPIAEVDSDKATLELPAEESGIITLKAEEGDAVAVGAVVCLIDTSAAKPEGDAPAKTEAPKEEKKVEVKEAPKAATYATGTASPAAKKVLAEKGIAPSAVKGSGKDGRITKDDAVKAVPSMGTQPASGSRGTERKKMSMLRRKVAERLVAVKSETAMLTTFNEVNMQPIFDLRTEYKEAFKARHGVGLGFMSFFTLAVVRALKLFPDVNSMIDGDYQIKNDFQDISIAVSGPKGLMVPVIRNAENLSFRGVESEVKRLAIRARDGQITIDEMTGGTFTITNGGVFGSMLSTPILNPPQSGILGMHNIVNRPMAVNGGIVIQPIMYVALSYDHRIVDGRESVGFLVAVKEALENPVELLMDNNPAKALEM is encoded by the coding sequence ATGAGTGTTTTAGAAATGAAAGTTCCTTCTCCGGGGGAATCAATTACAGAAGTAGAAATTGCAACTTGGTTAGTAGAAGATGGTGATTATGTAGAAAAAGATCAACCTATTGCAGAAGTAGATTCTGACAAAGCAACCTTAGAATTGCCTGCTGAAGAAAGTGGAATTATCACTTTAAAAGCAGAAGAAGGTGACGCTGTTGCCGTTGGTGCAGTTGTTTGTTTAATTGACACAAGTGCTGCAAAACCAGAAGGTGATGCACCTGCAAAAACAGAAGCGCCAAAAGAAGAAAAGAAAGTTGAAGTAAAAGAAGCGCCAAAAGCTGCTACATACGCAACTGGAACAGCTTCTCCTGCTGCTAAAAAAGTTTTAGCTGAAAAAGGAATTGCTCCTTCTGCTGTAAAAGGTAGTGGAAAAGATGGTAGAATTACCAAAGATGATGCTGTAAAAGCAGTACCTTCTATGGGAACGCAACCTGCTAGTGGTTCTAGAGGAACAGAGCGTAAGAAAATGTCTATGTTACGTAGAAAAGTTGCAGAACGTTTGGTAGCTGTAAAAAGCGAAACGGCTATGTTAACTACTTTTAACGAAGTAAACATGCAACCTATTTTTGATTTACGTACAGAATATAAAGAAGCTTTTAAAGCAAGACACGGTGTTGGATTAGGCTTTATGTCTTTCTTTACTTTAGCCGTGGTTAGAGCTTTAAAATTATTTCCAGATGTAAACTCTATGATTGATGGAGATTATCAAATTAAAAATGATTTTCAAGATATTTCTATTGCAGTTTCTGGACCAAAAGGTTTAATGGTTCCTGTTATTAGAAATGCAGAAAACTTATCTTTTAGAGGTGTAGAATCTGAAGTAAAACGTTTAGCAATTAGAGCAAGAGACGGTCAAATTACTATTGATGAAATGACTGGTGGAACTTTTACAATTACCAACGGTGGTGTATTTGGTTCTATGTTATCTACTCCTATTTTAAATCCTCCACAAAGTGGAATTTTAGGAATGCACAACATTGTAAACAGACCAATGGCTGTAAATGGCGGAATTGTAATTCAGCCAATTATGTACGTTGCTTTATCTTACGATCATAGAATTGTAGATGGTAGAGAATCTGTAGGTTTCTTAGTAGCTGTTAAAGAAGCTTTAGAAAACCCAGTTGAGTTATTGATGGACAACAATCCAGCAAAAGCATTAGAAATGTAA
- a CDS encoding aldehyde dehydrogenase — MKETSKEIILKNIAAHKSFFATHKTKDISFRLTQLKTLKKAILQYQQKIETALWKDLHKSPEEAYLTEISIVIGEIDNHIKHLKKWAAPKKVTSSLHLIPASSKIIYEPLGTALIVAPWNYPFQLLINTLVGAISSGCCSVLKPSPDTPTVAKVMEEMILENFDSSYISVVHGGKETNTILFAQRFDIIFFTGSPRVGKVVMKAAAENLTPVVLELGGKSPCIVDADANIDIAAKRIIWGKLINAGQTCIAPDYLFAHESIKDELLNKIAKNIKDMYGDDIKQSRFYPRIVNQSAVERLSGLLDQGTIHTGGEIDMKEKFIAPTIIDNVQPDFKIMQAEIFGPILPVMSFSHINETIDYINKNEKPLAFYYFGKNKNAKDILAKTSSGGACINDTLMHVSNHHLPFGGVGNSGLGNYHGQYSFFAFSHKRAVVTNPTWIDLPLKYIPFKYFNIIKKLL, encoded by the coding sequence ATGAAAGAAACATCAAAAGAAATAATTCTAAAAAACATAGCAGCACATAAGTCATTTTTTGCAACACATAAAACAAAAGATATTAGCTTTCGATTAACGCAATTAAAAACGTTAAAAAAAGCCATTCTTCAATATCAACAAAAAATTGAAACTGCTTTATGGAAAGATTTACATAAATCACCAGAAGAAGCTTATTTAACAGAAATAAGTATTGTTATTGGTGAAATTGACAACCATATTAAACATTTAAAAAAATGGGCAGCACCTAAAAAGGTTACCTCTTCGCTACATTTAATTCCTGCTTCTAGCAAAATTATTTACGAACCTTTAGGTACAGCATTAATAGTTGCGCCTTGGAATTATCCTTTTCAATTACTAATTAACACTTTAGTTGGTGCAATTTCTTCAGGTTGTTGTAGCGTACTTAAGCCATCTCCAGATACACCAACCGTTGCAAAGGTTATGGAAGAGATGATTTTAGAAAACTTTGACTCTAGTTACATTAGTGTTGTCCATGGAGGAAAAGAAACCAACACCATATTATTTGCACAACGTTTCGATATCATTTTCTTTACCGGAAGTCCAAGAGTAGGAAAAGTAGTAATGAAAGCTGCTGCAGAAAATCTAACACCAGTCGTTTTAGAGTTGGGTGGAAAAAGTCCGTGTATTGTAGATGCAGATGCAAATATAGATATTGCCGCAAAACGAATTATTTGGGGAAAATTAATCAATGCAGGACAAACATGTATTGCGCCAGATTACCTTTTTGCACACGAATCTATTAAAGACGAATTACTAAATAAAATTGCCAAAAACATCAAAGACATGTATGGTGATGATATTAAACAAAGTCGTTTTTATCCACGTATTGTAAACCAAAGTGCTGTAGAACGATTAAGTGGTTTATTAGATCAAGGAACCATACATACAGGTGGAGAAATCGATATGAAAGAGAAGTTTATTGCTCCTACTATTATTGATAACGTTCAGCCTGATTTTAAAATCATGCAAGCAGAAATATTCGGACCAATATTACCTGTAATGAGTTTTAGTCATATTAATGAAACTATAGATTACATCAATAAAAATGAAAAACCTTTGGCTTTCTATTATTTTGGAAAAAACAAAAATGCGAAAGATATTTTAGCAAAAACCTCATCTGGTGGCGCTTGTATAAATGATACATTAATGCATGTAAGCAACCATCATTTACCTTTTGGAGGTGTTGGAAATAGCGGATTAGGAAACTACCACGGACAATACAGTTTTTTTGCTTTTAGCCATAAAAGAGCGGTTGTAACCAACCCAACTTGGATAGATTTACCTTTAAAATACATCCCTTTTAAATACTTTAATATTATTAAAAAACTTCTTTAA
- a CDS encoding alpha/beta hydrolase: MMNKLTTSIHIQFFFKVLTVVFYILFLSSCASKKTSDVSYIKDSKALVTSFPELDVYKTRKSKDNPVVIFIHGGYWNEGKKEIYGFLGRNFAKKDVVTVIPNYTLSPNGSYDTMAEEVTAAIKWTYENIEKYNGNPDQIFLMGHSAGGHLIALVGTNPKYLNNKEMVKGIILNDAAGLDMYSYLKKYPPTKEHNYDVTWTSKEENWKDASPIYFVSEKTPPIFMMTGTKTFPSIISQNKEFLEKLHKFQPSVNINFQSKKHIPMMSQFFWPWNKNYKEILKFIDVNK; encoded by the coding sequence ATGATGAACAAATTAACGACATCAATACATATACAGTTTTTTTTTAAAGTGTTAACAGTTGTTTTCTATATCCTTTTCTTATCTAGTTGTGCGTCTAAGAAAACAAGTGATGTTTCTTATATAAAAGATTCAAAAGCTTTAGTAACATCTTTTCCAGAATTAGATGTATACAAGACTCGAAAGTCTAAAGACAACCCCGTTGTAATTTTCATACATGGTGGCTACTGGAATGAAGGTAAAAAAGAAATCTACGGATTTTTAGGTAGAAATTTTGCAAAGAAAGACGTGGTAACCGTTATTCCTAACTATACGTTAAGTCCTAATGGTAGTTACGATACGATGGCAGAAGAAGTTACTGCAGCCATAAAATGGACTTATGAAAACATCGAAAAGTACAACGGGAATCCTGATCAAATATTTTTAATGGGGCATTCTGCAGGCGGACATTTAATTGCATTGGTAGGAACGAATCCTAAATATTTAAACAATAAAGAGATGGTTAAAGGAATCATTTTAAATGATGCTGCAGGATTAGATATGTATTCTTATTTAAAGAAATATCCACCAACTAAAGAACATAATTATGATGTAACTTGGACAAGCAAAGAAGAAAATTGGAAAGATGCTTCACCCATTTATTTTGTATCAGAAAAAACACCACCAATTTTTATGATGACTGGGACAAAAACATTCCCGTCTATTATTTCTCAAAATAAAGAATTTCTAGAAAAGTTACATAAATTTCAACCAAGTGTTAACATCAACTTTCAGTCAAAAAAACACATACCAATGATGAGCCAATTCTTTTGGCCATGGAATAAGAATTACAAAGAGATACTTAAATTTATAGATGTTAATAAATAG
- a CDS encoding helix-turn-helix domain-containing protein, whose translation MSKNPELELALQFIDKTDRNIFVTGKAGTGKTTFLHQIKKESLKRMVIVAPTGVAAINAKGVTIHSFFQMPFGPILPDQIANTNQQRKFSKTKIDIIKSLDLIIIDEISMVRADLLDGIDQVMRRYKNRNKVFGGAQVLMIGDLQQLAPVVRPNEWSLLQQHYNTVYFFSSKAYQEADVVSIELKHIYRQKNEDFITILNEIRTDTLSEKSAEILNRNYDPTFSPTKDDGYITLTTHNNRANLINSSELNKLNTKSYFFKADVSGKFNDNAFPNDEKLELKMGAQVMFIKNDSSPDKRYYNGKIGIITDISLQNVTVQCPNEIDEIVTEKETWENINYSIDEETKEIKEDISGSFSQIPLRLAWAITIHKSQGLTFEKAIIDAEASFAHGQTYVALSRCTSLEGLVLKTPITSSAIINDRTVSVFNESVEENHPDEHVLNESEKHFQLNLISELFDYQPFLYPVSRLIDIFYKNHTSIKGDVIDHLQTIKDDGVVALMKVSNGFKNQLAQICEDNVLPENSSQIQERFTKAVDYFVTQTKGNILKPLNAIQFSTDNKTVKSDFTKQFDSLQEKLLEKLFALQKINNGFKVRDYLKVRANAVLQKSAPTKKKTVASKRDPILALKLRQLRDDISKDLGIPHFQIFTQEALYAMCDDLPRTEKALLSTVGMGKTRVTKYGEQILEVIEDYCKKNGINKLNEQKKEDKKPTKQITFELFKSGLSIKEIVKERSLTTGTIESHLASYIPSGDVDILELIDTKKYKKIVNAIEDTEFKSLTDLKEKVDKSFTFMELRMVLMSMEN comes from the coding sequence ATGTCTAAAAATCCTGAACTAGAACTTGCATTACAATTTATTGATAAAACAGATAGAAATATCTTTGTTACAGGAAAAGCAGGTACAGGAAAAACTACTTTTTTACATCAAATTAAAAAGGAATCTTTAAAAAGAATGGTTATTGTAGCACCAACTGGTGTTGCAGCAATTAACGCAAAAGGAGTTACCATTCATTCTTTTTTTCAAATGCCTTTTGGTCCTATTTTACCAGATCAAATTGCAAATACAAACCAGCAACGTAAGTTTTCTAAAACGAAGATTGATATTATAAAATCGTTAGATTTAATAATTATTGATGAAATTTCTATGGTTCGTGCCGATTTGTTAGACGGAATAGACCAAGTGATGCGTCGTTATAAAAACAGAAATAAAGTTTTTGGTGGTGCACAGGTTTTAATGATTGGAGATTTACAACAATTAGCGCCAGTAGTTAGGCCAAATGAATGGAGTTTGTTGCAACAACATTATAATACTGTATACTTTTTTAGTTCTAAAGCGTATCAAGAAGCAGATGTTGTTTCCATAGAATTGAAACATATTTATCGTCAGAAAAATGAAGATTTCATTACCATCTTAAATGAAATTAGAACAGATACCTTATCAGAAAAATCTGCTGAAATTTTAAATAGAAATTACGATCCTACCTTCTCTCCTACTAAAGATGATGGTTATATTACCTTAACAACACATAACAATAGAGCCAATTTAATTAACAGTTCAGAATTAAATAAACTGAACACCAAAAGCTACTTTTTTAAAGCGGATGTTTCTGGTAAATTCAATGATAACGCTTTCCCTAATGATGAAAAATTAGAGTTAAAAATGGGAGCACAAGTAATGTTTATCAAAAATGATTCATCACCCGATAAAAGATATTACAACGGAAAAATAGGAATTATAACAGATATTTCGCTACAAAATGTAACGGTACAATGTCCTAATGAAATTGATGAGATTGTTACAGAAAAAGAAACCTGGGAAAACATCAATTATTCTATTGATGAAGAAACAAAAGAAATAAAAGAAGATATCTCTGGTTCTTTCTCCCAAATCCCATTGCGATTGGCTTGGGCAATTACCATTCATAAAAGTCAGGGTTTAACCTTTGAAAAAGCCATTATAGATGCAGAAGCTTCTTTTGCACACGGACAAACGTATGTTGCCTTAAGTAGATGTACTTCTTTAGAAGGTTTGGTTTTAAAAACACCAATTACAAGCAGTGCAATTATTAATGACAGAACGGTTAGTGTTTTTAATGAAAGTGTAGAAGAAAATCATCCAGATGAACATGTTTTAAACGAATCTGAAAAACACTTTCAGCTGAATTTAATTTCTGAGTTATTCGATTACCAGCCATTTTTATATCCCGTTTCTAGATTGATAGATATTTTCTACAAGAATCATACAAGTATAAAAGGAGATGTTATAGATCATTTACAAACCATAAAAGATGATGGTGTTGTGGCTTTAATGAAAGTCTCTAACGGGTTTAAAAATCAATTAGCACAAATTTGTGAAGACAATGTCTTGCCAGAAAATAGTTCTCAAATTCAAGAACGTTTTACAAAAGCAGTAGATTATTTTGTAACACAAACAAAAGGAAATATCCTAAAACCTTTAAATGCAATTCAGTTTTCTACAGATAATAAAACAGTAAAAAGTGATTTTACCAAACAGTTTGACAGCTTACAAGAAAAGCTATTAGAAAAACTGTTTGCCCTTCAAAAAATAAACAATGGTTTTAAAGTGCGAGACTATTTAAAAGTAAGAGCAAATGCTGTTTTACAAAAATCGGCTCCAACTAAAAAGAAAACAGTAGCCTCTAAACGCGACCCAATTTTAGCGTTAAAACTACGTCAACTAAGAGATGATATTTCTAAAGATTTAGGAATTCCGCATTTTCAAATATTTACACAAGAAGCTTTATACGCCATGTGCGATGACTTACCTAGAACAGAAAAAGCATTGTTAAGCACTGTTGGAATGGGAAAAACTCGTGTAACAAAATATGGTGAGCAGATTTTAGAAGTCATTGAAGATTATTGTAAAAAAAACGGAATCAATAAATTAAACGAGCAAAAGAAAGAAGATAAAAAACCTACCAAACAAATTACTTTTGAGCTGTTTAAATCTGGGCTTTCAATTAAAGAAATCGTTAAAGAAAGAAGCTTAACTACCGGAACTATAGAAAGTCACCTGGCTAGTTACATTCCTTCTGGAGATGTTGACATTTTAGAGTTAATTGACACTAAAAAGTATAAGAAGATTGTAAATGCGATAGAAGATACAGAGTTTAAAAGCTTAACAGACCTAAAAGAGAAAGTAGATAAATCTTTTACTTTCATGGAGTTAAGAATGGTTTTAATGTCAATGGAAAATTAA
- the recJ gene encoding single-stranded-DNA-specific exonuclease RecJ: MRWTLKPKADKEKVEKLAKELQVDKTIAAILCQRNIETFEDAKNYFRPSLDEIHDPFLMKDMDLAVARIETAIANNENILVFGDYDVDGTTAVSLVASYLKTIHPNIATYIPDRYAEGYGVSYMGIDFAHDNDFSLIIALDCGIKAIDKVAYATEKNVDFIICDHHKPGDEIPKAVAVLNAKREDCNYPFDELCGCGVGFKLIQALGSSRGQTIEDFVPYLDLVATAIAADIVPMNGENRVLAYHGLQVINRSPRNGIKAIIHQTKKSELTITDVVFTIAPRINAAGRMKHGNYAVELLTEMDFDSAVEFAAAIEIFNADRKDLDKKITDQALIQIIDNEEEDRFTSVVFQEDWHKGVIGIVASRLIEKYYRPTLVFTKSGDKLAASARSVKGFDVYNALHACEEFIEQFGGHKYAAGLTLAPENYENFKNKFEEVVKATIDKELLTPEISIDAEIDLLEITPKFFRIIQQMAPFGPMNMRPTFKTSCVRDNGYGKQVGADKTHLKLNVFQGDNKRTFNSIGFGLGDKMEFVQNDFDIVYGLDENDWNGNKSIQLLLKDLR; this comes from the coding sequence ATGAGATGGACGTTAAAACCAAAAGCAGATAAAGAAAAGGTAGAAAAATTAGCAAAAGAATTGCAGGTTGATAAAACCATAGCCGCAATTCTATGTCAAAGAAATATTGAAACTTTTGAAGATGCTAAAAATTATTTTCGTCCAAGTTTAGATGAAATTCATGATCCTTTTTTAATGAAAGACATGGATCTTGCAGTTGCAAGAATTGAAACAGCAATTGCTAACAACGAAAATATCTTAGTTTTTGGTGATTATGATGTAGACGGAACTACAGCAGTTTCTTTGGTTGCGTCTTATTTAAAAACGATTCATCCAAACATTGCTACTTATATTCCCGATAGATATGCCGAAGGTTACGGCGTTTCCTATATGGGAATTGATTTTGCTCATGACAATGATTTTTCTTTAATTATTGCCTTAGATTGCGGAATAAAAGCCATCGATAAAGTTGCGTATGCAACCGAAAAAAATGTCGATTTTATTATTTGCGATCACCATAAACCTGGTGATGAGATTCCGAAAGCAGTAGCCGTTTTAAATGCAAAAAGAGAAGATTGTAATTATCCTTTCGATGAGCTTTGTGGATGTGGAGTTGGGTTTAAATTGATTCAGGCTTTGGGAAGTTCTAGAGGTCAAACCATAGAAGATTTTGTTCCGTATTTAGATTTGGTTGCTACGGCAATTGCTGCAGATATTGTACCTATGAATGGTGAAAATAGAGTTTTAGCGTATCATGGATTACAGGTTATTAATAGAAGTCCGAGAAACGGAATAAAGGCAATTATTCATCAAACTAAAAAGTCTGAATTAACAATTACCGATGTTGTTTTTACCATTGCGCCAAGAATTAATGCGGCTGGTAGAATGAAGCATGGTAATTATGCTGTAGAATTATTAACAGAAATGGATTTTGATTCTGCCGTGGAGTTTGCTGCTGCCATAGAAATTTTTAATGCGGATAGAAAAGATTTAGATAAGAAAATTACAGACCAAGCTTTAATTCAGATTATTGATAATGAAGAAGAAGACCGTTTTACTTCGGTTGTTTTTCAAGAAGATTGGCATAAAGGAGTAATAGGTATTGTTGCTTCTCGTTTAATTGAAAAATATTACAGACCCACTTTAGTTTTTACCAAAAGTGGCGATAAACTAGCAGCTTCCGCTCGTTCTGTAAAAGGTTTTGATGTTTATAATGCATTGCATGCTTGCGAAGAGTTTATAGAGCAATTTGGCGGACATAAATATGCCGCAGGTTTAACTTTAGCACCGGAAAACTATGAGAACTTCAAAAATAAATTTGAAGAAGTTGTAAAAGCTACAATTGATAAAGAGTTGTTAACTCCGGAGATTTCTATAGATGCAGAAATAGATTTGTTAGAAATTACACCGAAGTTCTTTAGAATTATTCAGCAAATGGCACCTTTTGGTCCTATGAATATGCGACCGACTTTTAAAACAAGTTGTGTAAGAGATAATGGTTACGGAAAACAAGTTGGAGCGGATAAAACACATTTAAAACTAAATGTTTTTCAGGGTGATAATAAAAGAACTTTTAATTCTATTGGTTTTGGTTTAGGTGATAAAATGGAGTTTGTGCAAAACGATTTTGATATCGTATATGGCTTAGATGAAAATGATTGGAATGGGAATAAATCGATACAATTATTATTGAAAGATTTAAGATAG
- a CDS encoding OsmC family protein, with product MTTNIVRTTWKENMQFESDNPSGLNLTMDAGEESGGEGKGYRPKALMLASLAGCSGLDVVSLLTKMRAEVADFKIDITAELTDEHPKFYNKVKVDYHFTDTDLKPEKIQKAVNLSVTKYCGVMEMFRQFAEVEIEIHLHKIEN from the coding sequence ATGACTACAAATATTGTAAGAACTACCTGGAAAGAAAACATGCAATTTGAATCTGATAATCCGAGTGGGTTAAATTTAACAATGGATGCTGGCGAAGAAAGTGGGGGAGAAGGAAAAGGGTACAGGCCAAAAGCTTTAATGTTAGCTTCATTGGCGGGGTGTTCTGGTTTAGATGTAGTGTCATTATTAACAAAAATGCGTGCAGAAGTTGCCGATTTTAAAATTGATATAACTGCAGAGTTAACAGATGAGCATCCAAAGTTTTATAATAAAGTAAAAGTAGATTATCATTTTACTGATACAGATTTAAAACCAGAAAAAATTCAGAAAGCTGTAAATTTATCGGTAACAAAATACTGTGGTGTTATGGAGATGTTTCGTCAATTTGCTGAGGTAGAAATTGAAATTCATTTACATAAAATTGAAAATTAA